In Streptomyces sp. SID8374, one genomic interval encodes:
- a CDS encoding aminotransferase class V-fold PLP-dependent enzyme, which produces MEPPLLPETFPLATVTLEDAVARQFRLLEATAAHFEGEQLFAADTGVVPGLGRPRTTARVEAVLADFFGAEDAALVQGAGTGAIRAALTGAVRPGEELLIHRAPVYRTTEVTLRGLGVRTAEADFNDLRELRTALASGRFRWAYVQHTRQRLGDSYDPAEVIAACRAAGVRTVVDDNYAVLRTPAAGAELGADASCFSLFKLHGPEGVGAVVGAGDLVARVRGDNYSGGGQVQGHQALDALRALTHVPVMWAVQSRVGAEVAGRLAAGEVDGVAEVRIANAQDRCLLVRLDRPFAARLPAVAAGFGAAPYPVGSNSRYEIAPLFYRMSSSSLADAPELADWTVRINPMRAGADLVIDILRRSLAALNEPKDR; this is translated from the coding sequence GTGGAACCCCCCCTACTGCCCGAGACCTTCCCGCTGGCGACGGTCACCCTGGAGGACGCGGTCGCCCGGCAGTTCCGGCTGCTGGAGGCCACCGCCGCGCACTTCGAGGGCGAGCAGCTCTTCGCGGCCGACACGGGGGTCGTCCCCGGGCTCGGCAGACCGCGCACCACCGCGCGGGTCGAGGCGGTGCTCGCGGACTTCTTCGGCGCCGAGGACGCCGCCCTCGTCCAGGGCGCGGGCACCGGCGCGATCCGGGCCGCGCTCACCGGGGCCGTACGGCCGGGCGAGGAGCTGCTGATCCACCGGGCCCCGGTGTACCGCACCACCGAGGTCACGCTGCGCGGTCTCGGCGTACGGACGGCGGAGGCCGACTTCAACGACCTCAGGGAGCTCCGTACGGCACTCGCCTCGGGCCGGTTCCGGTGGGCCTACGTCCAGCACACCCGGCAGCGGCTGGGCGACTCCTACGACCCGGCCGAGGTCATCGCCGCCTGCCGGGCGGCCGGTGTACGCACGGTCGTCGACGACAACTACGCCGTCCTGCGCACCCCGGCGGCCGGGGCCGAACTCGGCGCCGACGCCTCGTGCTTCTCCCTGTTCAAGCTGCACGGGCCAGAGGGCGTCGGCGCCGTCGTCGGCGCCGGTGACCTGGTCGCCCGGGTGCGCGGCGACAACTACTCCGGGGGCGGGCAGGTCCAGGGCCACCAGGCGCTGGACGCACTGCGCGCCCTCACCCACGTTCCCGTGATGTGGGCCGTGCAGTCCCGGGTGGGCGCCGAGGTCGCCGGACGGCTGGCGGCCGGAGAGGTGGACGGGGTGGCCGAGGTACGGATCGCCAACGCGCAGGACCGGTGTCTGCTGGTCCGCCTCGACCGCCCCTTCGCCGCGCGGCTCCCGGCCGTCGCCGCAGGGTTCGGCGCCGCGCCTTACCCCGTCGGCTCCAACTCCCGCTACGAGATCGCCCCGCTCTTCTACCGGATGTCCAGCTCCTCCCTGGCCGACGCCCCGGAACTGGCCGACTGGACCGTACGCATCAACCCGATGCGGGCAGGCGCGGATCTCGTCATCGACATCCTGCGCCGCTCGCTCGCCGCCCTGAACGAACCGAAGGACCGGTAA